A genome region from Dickeya dadantii NCPPB 898 includes the following:
- a CDS encoding serine acetyltransferase has translation MLKNIGHVWREVKAAGSIKAKLVILLFRLSTIYQSSNALLKIISIPFVVLNKVINEWLFCVEIPHRTQIGFGLKIYHPHCIVVNSDVIIGANCTLRQGVTIGSVVNREGHTTKSPVLGNQVELGANAILLGDITLGDNVKVGAGTVVTKSLAAGKVVVGYGARELN, from the coding sequence ATGCTGAAAAATATCGGCCATGTATGGCGTGAAGTAAAGGCGGCCGGCAGTATTAAAGCTAAACTGGTCATACTGCTGTTTCGCCTTTCAACCATTTACCAGTCATCAAATGCGCTGCTGAAAATTATCAGCATTCCTTTTGTTGTCCTGAATAAAGTGATTAATGAGTGGCTGTTCTGTGTGGAAATTCCACACAGAACCCAAATCGGTTTTGGGCTGAAAATATATCACCCGCACTGTATCGTGGTGAATTCCGACGTAATCATCGGGGCGAACTGCACATTACGGCAGGGGGTCACCATTGGCAGCGTGGTAAACCGTGAAGGCCATACCACCAAAAGCCCGGTGCTGGGAAATCAGGTGGAGCTTGGCGCCAATGCCATTTTGCTCGGCGACATTACATTAGGCGATAACGTAAAAGTCGGCGCCGGAACCGTGGTAACAAAAAGCCTTGCTGCGGGAA
- a CDS encoding DUF4832 domain-containing protein, whose protein sequence is MHFKIIAVGGLLFSVLGVAEGAMTTITPRGLTGPLTNPGNGVASFNKGNNATLSLADYPDTGIEYDRLYWNELEPVEGQYNFQAVDAIFELASQHQPPMNVGLRFMTLDEPASGSKIPDWLIQKGIKGEWTPDKKTFVPDLDDPVFIEYSQRLLNAFGQRYDGNSNLAYIDIGLVGSWGEWHNTNFPTIKPLLERYTSAQLDQYVKMYFAAFPNSPKIMLISGGDTLVSAVKQGAGWRADCWGDWHNFSTTWSHMQDDYPQRLQNAEALYPNFSSAWQRAPVSLEICGYMSEWQSVQHYTRAQVQATFDWALAQHASTINLKSRSVPTEYRDIVDNALTKLGYRFRLASLTHESELAQGQSLTLNQQWFNDGVAPIYLKYDVAYRVVNDANTIMSMGKTADDIRTWLPGQHTSVYQLAMPEALPAGRYNIEMAMLDAKGVSRINLANEGKQADGWYRISTVTVH, encoded by the coding sequence ATGCATTTTAAAATTATCGCTGTAGGAGGTTTGCTATTTTCTGTATTGGGTGTGGCCGAGGGCGCTATGACGACCATCACCCCCAGAGGATTAACCGGCCCGCTAACGAATCCGGGCAATGGCGTCGCCAGCTTTAACAAGGGTAATAACGCAACGTTGTCGCTGGCTGATTATCCCGACACTGGCATTGAATATGATCGCTTGTACTGGAATGAACTCGAACCGGTAGAAGGACAATATAATTTTCAAGCTGTGGACGCTATTTTCGAACTGGCTAGCCAGCATCAACCGCCGATGAACGTGGGGTTACGCTTTATGACGCTTGATGAGCCTGCCAGTGGTTCGAAGATTCCTGACTGGCTGATCCAAAAAGGTATCAAGGGCGAGTGGACGCCGGACAAAAAAACCTTTGTACCGGATCTGGACGACCCGGTGTTTATCGAATACAGCCAGCGTTTGCTTAATGCTTTTGGGCAGCGCTATGACGGTAATTCGAATTTGGCTTATATCGATATTGGGTTGGTGGGGTCATGGGGCGAGTGGCATAACACCAATTTCCCCACCATTAAGCCGCTGCTGGAGCGCTACACATCAGCCCAGTTGGATCAGTACGTGAAAATGTATTTTGCCGCGTTTCCCAACAGCCCAAAAATTATGCTCATCAGCGGCGGCGACACGTTGGTCAGCGCAGTGAAGCAAGGTGCGGGATGGCGCGCGGACTGCTGGGGAGACTGGCATAATTTTTCGACCACATGGAGTCACATGCAAGATGATTATCCGCAGCGGCTGCAAAACGCGGAGGCTCTTTATCCAAATTTTAGCTCTGCGTGGCAACGTGCGCCGGTGAGTCTGGAAATCTGTGGTTATATGTCGGAGTGGCAGAGCGTGCAGCACTATACTCGTGCGCAAGTGCAGGCGACCTTTGACTGGGCGCTGGCACAGCACGCCAGCACCATTAATCTGAAATCGCGCAGCGTGCCGACGGAATATCGGGACATTGTTGATAACGCGCTGACCAAACTCGGTTACCGTTTCCGCCTGGCCTCTTTAACTCATGAGTCTGAACTGGCACAAGGGCAGAGCCTGACGCTAAACCAGCAGTGGTTTAACGACGGCGTAGCGCCCATTTATCTGAAATATGATGTGGCCTATCGGGTGGTGAATGATGCCAATACCATAATGAGTATGGGAAAAACGGCTGATGACATCCGCACCTGGTTGCCGGGGCAGCATACCTCCGTCTACCAATTGGCGATGCCGGAAGCACTGCCAGCCGGGCGGTATAATATTGAAATGGCGATGCTGGACGCAAAGGGAGTATCGCGAATTAATCTCGCCAACGAGGGCAAGCAGGCCGACGGTTGGTATCGAATTTCCACGGTAACGGTGCACTGA
- a CDS encoding glycosyltransferase family 4 protein — MKVLLVNKFFYIKGGAETVYFQEIDMLKKAGVDVIAFSMQHENNFPSDYAPYFVGNVDYHQNSSAMGAIKTAVNFIHNAEACKKLLALLRKEKPDIVHFHNIYHQLTPSLIKIARQFGCKTVLTAHDYKIICPSYTMLRDGKVCDACLTGSVFNAFKYRCQQGSASKSLLLSLEGAWQNIAKNYQALDVIVSPSEFLRNQLMRKLPNVRIDVIVNGINDSLPVEEVKDDGYLLFIGRLSREKGVATLARAHQQMRNKIPLKIAGSGPLYNDLVAQFPHAEFLGYKQQGEELNRLIKYARAVVVPSEYYENCSMSVLESMAFAKPVVGGRIGGIPEQIRDKVDGILFEPGNVQALADVLDDLALNPQKAREMGLNARQRLREKYSLRKHTESLLALYQEILTEK, encoded by the coding sequence ATGAAAGTCTTATTGGTCAATAAATTTTTCTATATCAAGGGCGGCGCAGAAACGGTTTATTTTCAAGAGATTGATATGCTGAAAAAGGCTGGCGTTGACGTTATCGCTTTCTCTATGCAGCATGAAAATAACTTCCCGTCAGACTACGCACCCTATTTTGTCGGTAATGTGGATTATCATCAAAACAGCAGCGCGATGGGGGCAATTAAAACCGCGGTTAACTTTATTCATAATGCTGAGGCATGTAAGAAATTGCTGGCGTTATTACGTAAAGAAAAGCCGGATATTGTTCATTTTCACAATATCTACCACCAGCTCACGCCGTCGTTGATTAAAATTGCCCGTCAGTTTGGGTGCAAAACCGTGTTAACGGCCCATGACTACAAGATTATCTGCCCTTCGTACACCATGCTGCGCGATGGTAAAGTCTGTGACGCCTGTTTAACCGGTTCGGTATTTAACGCTTTTAAATATCGGTGCCAGCAAGGTTCTGCATCGAAAAGCCTGCTGCTTTCGTTAGAAGGCGCCTGGCAGAATATTGCCAAAAACTATCAGGCGCTGGATGTGATCGTTTCGCCCAGCGAATTTCTGCGTAACCAATTAATGCGCAAGTTGCCGAATGTTCGTATTGATGTGATTGTGAACGGCATTAATGACAGCCTGCCGGTGGAGGAGGTTAAAGACGACGGTTATTTGCTGTTTATTGGTCGCCTGAGTCGGGAGAAAGGCGTTGCTACGCTGGCCAGGGCGCATCAGCAAATGCGGAATAAAATTCCGTTAAAAATTGCGGGCAGCGGGCCGCTGTATAACGATTTGGTCGCGCAATTTCCGCATGCGGAATTCCTGGGTTATAAGCAGCAGGGCGAAGAACTTAATCGGCTGATTAAATACGCGCGCGCGGTGGTGGTTCCCTCCGAATACTATGAAAACTGTTCAATGTCGGTACTGGAGTCGATGGCATTCGCTAAACCGGTGGTGGGCGGGCGTATTGGCGGCATACCTGAACAAATTCGCGATAAGGTAGACGGCATTTTATTCGAACCCGGTAATGTGCAGGCATTAGCCGATGTGTTGGACGATCTGGCGTTGAATCCGCAAAAAGCCAGAGAAATGGGATTAAATGCGCGTCAACGTCTTCGAGAAAAATATTCATTACGTAAACACACAGAATCGCTATTGGCGCTTTATCAGGAAATATTAACCGAAAAATAA
- a CDS encoding glycosyltransferase family 4 protein has product MTTKITVLGTRGIPNVLGGVETHCQNLYPTIKQQFDVDICVIARSPYVNYKESQYRGVMTRALLAPKKRSLEAIVHSVLAAFTTCFDQSTVVHVHAIGPGLVVPLLRLLGKKVVFTHHGPDYDRQKWGFLAKRVLLLGEKVAVKYANEVIVISEVINNMIKQKYGRDDAHLIYNGVNLSQQLTADVINQTLARFSLQPQNYLVAVGRFVEEKGLHDLIAAYRQSGVTMPLVLVGDADHPTAYSMRLKQLAHETPNVILTGFLTGQELQTVFSQAKLFVMSSYHEGLPIALLEAMSFSLPVVVSNIPANLEVKLAPETYFNVGDVADLSEKITLRSKSLSVDYSEYLQRYNWQQIAQQTMAVYTAVNKSMSQ; this is encoded by the coding sequence ATGACTACGAAAATTACCGTTTTGGGAACACGTGGTATTCCAAACGTGTTGGGCGGTGTGGAAACACATTGCCAAAATTTATATCCGACTATTAAACAGCAATTCGACGTGGATATTTGCGTTATCGCACGTTCACCTTATGTTAATTATAAAGAATCACAATATCGAGGCGTGATGACTCGCGCTTTACTGGCGCCGAAAAAACGTTCATTAGAGGCGATAGTTCATTCGGTGCTGGCGGCATTCACCACCTGCTTTGATCAGTCCACGGTGGTGCATGTTCACGCTATTGGTCCGGGTCTGGTGGTGCCGCTGCTGCGTTTGCTGGGTAAAAAAGTGGTTTTTACCCATCATGGCCCGGACTATGACCGCCAGAAATGGGGATTTTTGGCAAAGAGAGTTTTATTGCTGGGTGAAAAAGTCGCAGTGAAATATGCCAATGAAGTGATTGTGATCTCCGAAGTTATTAATAATATGATCAAGCAGAAATATGGCCGCGATGATGCCCATCTTATCTATAACGGTGTGAATCTATCCCAGCAACTAACCGCGGACGTTATCAATCAAACATTGGCGCGTTTTTCTCTTCAGCCACAAAACTATTTGGTTGCGGTTGGCCGCTTCGTGGAAGAAAAAGGCCTGCACGATCTTATCGCGGCCTATCGGCAATCGGGCGTCACGATGCCACTGGTTTTGGTTGGCGATGCCGATCACCCCACCGCGTATAGCATGCGATTAAAACAGTTAGCCCATGAAACCCCGAATGTGATACTGACCGGATTTTTAACCGGCCAGGAACTACAAACTGTTTTCTCACAGGCTAAACTCTTTGTGATGTCTTCGTATCATGAAGGGTTACCCATTGCGTTGCTGGAGGCCATGTCATTCTCATTGCCTGTCGTGGTCAGCAATATTCCCGCCAATCTGGAGGTGAAATTAGCGCCGGAAACTTATTTCAATGTAGGAGACGTGGCGGATTTATCCGAAAAAATCACATTGCGCTCTAAATCGTTATCTGTTGATTACTCTGAATATTTACAACGGTATAATTGGCAACAAATCGCGCAACAAACGATGGCCGTTTACACCGCAGTAAATAAATCAATGAGTCAATAA